From Mycoplasma sp. 2045, a single genomic window includes:
- a CDS encoding PDxFFG protein — translation MKNLALKYKVLLALGILAGASGIAVGSIYGYANNSDEKNGPTNPVDQKLFVNNFKKFYDENDQIKPEVSVLDPLKSKIVANVVSNNETYNEYNFVGETEKYSFDEFFKEYYKRYNESFILEVKYGSFSFYNEYVLAVRPKQFIEFSNWFMSNVSWGPDLLTLDSFRIVPGVEQNGNAITLGSHSTLHKEYSEIKFFPDAFFGSLPYYSTVGGRGNAQDALTYSTFNYEVPKADVDMFLNNIPLATSIKNSSMLPNNTAFREITIPRKLINKEFLVYIPGSAPQLDVEKIETVYLPSNISSEEFAKVAEELKPNFGTVSLSDFKPVIIKDVNSNYNTEKKKTTFEVFFDYKNKADSDAVKNFDRDSLSETDKAKLDQVIAARGDFNVRTSLDFTRISEASAITYRNFVKAINEDIIHFLDFYDINSYVGTKLFVYKEGDKTYYFDSFVKAINEVPALKDKTYEEQKALVKECEIKEFTIQNSGSTHMLSVKLEDSNRFILREQFVASASNNYSPAGFAQFKEAAGYLGSITPLILGYTSEEKDANGQTLRGLDSRKYQVYTEVYNGLAEKVLEKYPHLLKSLNGPHLEKSVNDKGVYEYKIVQGEYKGVSESDRIGLPLVLGTLIEDFEGISTDFLKYVATHEYGHHYTLDQGQSWIDSKNPILVGGLSTRGGASDSSFYSYKSLKNYLEARTNLTVIRTNSLGAPTENGKFIKFQFGILDENGNVVSQEVETKNQMWGAVGVAGQDIYTVLANPQRRFLQDYEGMIEAAKLRKVAPGDLFIANSFDEQSGTLNPAISGKSKVFKKFENGEIKFAQVTAKNVIEQLTDGSGQPIAQFVDFINDDEFKVRVYETETVNDKTVITKVNFKKPDGSPVINVPLNVELDTESWNYIRSQERLIVQSLQEVIKADLFDSGWNTNATRLGGSLAIYLKDLFNAVDLNDYFKSFKNRGNQIEYDPQYNSVLANFAQPGQDAPEQHREALQYLSLRSSLQGSLRDIVNTFYGYIDTEYRMQNRANINPVLTFANYRDLQNSTKYTFPYVSSSAFLSTYTYSKDRLSQTMNEYATELGLESIDGRWQNNFSIAFSYALGIARLGNNSSDLFTYLDKDQNMLTLENLRELLTSGPDAFDKTVKYVGINPFSSAYKKADSNLIEAFVANYKVNATRLDTNKTTKSLAFASLDKMMELLSIDYSKASFDVASKSFNWDLDYVKSKFDLSKIKSVVLAGDFTVSTDKKVEIGASQQLLANYAMKAFKNSNLLLAVKDFNVATDLVANQAFFSKEYGIRIESPEFRENYVEDASLINSESKLQFDAAKLQEFLNELLSKYGVSDYKQYFDTQDLILLLGNITFIRNFGVIGENLLIGDIYYGGFSSGKPSSDVFNYNETRVEPLLNDKFTDYIYSIAETLTRDYVQTTYLPSFENFGNLPKFLGGVNESVTGLDYIVDGTKLAYLNDIKNSQSDMVQGIYAAIQSHKYKEYIAQTLDFQIQTNIKIAEFKSKVDKLKLNLIPAAEAVIADHKEQIKSEEQKLASMQQGSDEYNQTEQKITDLKAQLAAKEQELNNLEAELARTNIDLANESIEKNKKLVTEFKEPIFGIWNDTSMLQRNEDGRRNSNYFGSFISNNNGFFKDRFEKEKIGMELYDENRNAIQDNNIRLKDFEGNKITSRPKAFFVSQLLNYGVSERTISGMFRNKKLDAVAMYGYIPNQLAEQVKYIKFTDIDTNEMHYLPVNIDKTNNIFYYEKQGDADSKVTLEQLGYQSWISDYALMSKYRNSLLKPKHRFYIDFANENKDTIGGFTIGDLDAMIENGKADEQSPIKIMPEKDENNNDTGKTIIYVDYQFNISG, via the coding sequence ATGAAAAATTTAGCTTTAAAATACAAAGTTTTATTAGCATTAGGTATATTAGCAGGAGCGTCCGGTATTGCTGTCGGTTCAATTTACGGATATGCAAATAATTCTGATGAAAAGAATGGACCAACAAATCCAGTTGATCAAAAATTATTTGTAAACAACTTTAAAAAATTCTATGATGAAAATGATCAAATTAAACCTGAAGTTTCTGTTTTAGATCCACTTAAATCAAAAATTGTTGCTAATGTAGTTTCAAACAATGAAACTTACAATGAATACAACTTTGTTGGTGAAACAGAAAAATATTCATTTGACGAATTTTTCAAAGAATATTACAAAAGATACAATGAATCATTCATATTAGAAGTTAAATACGGCTCATTCAGTTTTTACAATGAGTACGTTTTAGCTGTTAGACCAAAACAATTTATTGAATTTTCAAATTGATTTATGTCAAACGTATCTTGAGGTCCTGACCTCTTAACTTTAGACTCATTTAGAATTGTTCCAGGAGTTGAGCAAAATGGTAATGCCATTACTTTAGGGTCTCACTCAACATTGCACAAAGAATACAGTGAAATTAAATTCTTCCCTGATGCATTCTTTGGTTCATTGCCTTACTACTCGACGGTTGGTGGTAGAGGAAATGCACAAGATGCGTTAACTTATTCAACATTTAATTATGAAGTTCCTAAGGCTGATGTTGATATGTTCTTAAACAACATTCCTTTAGCAACTTCAATTAAAAACTCTTCAATGCTACCTAACAATACAGCATTTAGAGAAATTACTATTCCAAGAAAATTAATTAACAAAGAATTCTTAGTTTACATTCCAGGTTCAGCACCACAACTTGATGTTGAAAAAATTGAAACAGTTTACTTGCCAAGCAACATTAGTTCTGAAGAATTTGCAAAAGTTGCAGAGGAACTCAAACCTAACTTTGGTACAGTTTCATTAAGTGACTTCAAACCAGTTATTATTAAAGATGTTAACAGTAACTACAATACAGAAAAAAAGAAAACAACTTTTGAAGTCTTCTTTGATTACAAAAATAAAGCTGACTCAGACGCGGTTAAAAACTTTGATAGAGATTCACTTTCAGAAACTGATAAAGCAAAACTTGATCAAGTTATTGCTGCTAGAGGTGACTTTAATGTTAGAACAAGTTTAGACTTTACAAGAATTTCTGAAGCTTCAGCAATTACATACAGAAACTTTGTAAAAGCTATAAACGAAGATATTATTCACTTCTTAGATTTTTATGACATTAATTCATATGTTGGAACAAAACTTTTTGTTTATAAAGAAGGAGATAAAACTTACTACTTTGATTCATTTGTTAAAGCAATCAATGAAGTTCCTGCTTTAAAAGATAAAACTTATGAAGAACAAAAAGCATTAGTTAAAGAATGTGAAATTAAAGAGTTTACAATTCAAAACTCTGGTTCAACACATATGCTTTCAGTTAAACTTGAAGACTCAAACAGATTTATCTTACGTGAACAATTTGTTGCAAGTGCTTCAAATAATTATTCACCAGCCGGATTTGCTCAATTTAAGGAAGCTGCTGGATATTTAGGTTCAATCACTCCTCTTATTTTAGGTTACACAAGTGAAGAAAAAGATGCTAATGGACAAACATTAAGAGGACTTGATTCAAGAAAATACCAAGTTTATACTGAAGTTTATAATGGACTTGCTGAAAAAGTTCTAGAAAAATACCCACACTTACTTAAATCATTAAACGGACCACACTTAGAGAAATCTGTAAATGATAAAGGGGTATATGAATACAAAATTGTTCAAGGTGAATACAAAGGTGTTTCAGAATCAGATAGAATTGGACTTCCACTTGTTTTAGGAACTCTTATCGAAGACTTTGAAGGTATTTCAACAGACTTCTTAAAATATGTTGCAACTCACGAATATGGACATCACTACACACTTGATCAAGGTCAATCTTGAATCGATTCTAAAAACCCTATTTTAGTTGGTGGTCTTTCAACTCGTGGTGGAGCTAGCGACTCTTCATTCTACTCATACAAATCTCTTAAAAACTATTTAGAAGCTAGAACAAACCTTACAGTTATTAGAACAAACAGTTTAGGTGCTCCAACTGAAAATGGTAAATTCATCAAATTCCAGTTTGGTATCCTTGACGAAAACGGAAACGTTGTTTCTCAAGAAGTTGAAACTAAAAATCAAATGTGAGGTGCTGTAGGTGTAGCTGGACAAGATATCTACACAGTGTTAGCCAACCCACAAAGACGTTTCTTACAAGATTATGAAGGAATGATTGAAGCAGCTAAACTTAGAAAAGTTGCTCCAGGTGACTTATTTATCGCAAACTCATTTGATGAACAATCAGGAACACTTAACCCGGCAATTTCTGGAAAATCTAAAGTATTCAAAAAATTCGAAAATGGTGAAATTAAATTTGCACAAGTAACTGCTAAAAACGTTATTGAACAATTAACAGATGGTTCTGGACAACCTATTGCGCAATTTGTTGACTTTATCAATGATGATGAATTCAAAGTTAGAGTTTATGAAACAGAAACTGTAAATGACAAAACAGTTATTACAAAAGTTAACTTCAAAAAACCAGATGGTTCACCAGTTATCAATGTTCCTTTAAATGTTGAACTGGATACAGAAAGCTGAAACTACATTCGTTCACAAGAAAGATTAATTGTTCAATCACTTCAAGAAGTTATCAAAGCTGACTTATTTGATTCAGGATGAAACACTAATGCGACAAGATTAGGTGGTTCACTTGCAATTTACCTTAAAGACTTATTTAATGCAGTTGATTTAAATGACTACTTTAAATCATTTAAAAACAGAGGAAACCAAATTGAATACGATCCACAATACAACTCTGTTTTAGCAAACTTTGCTCAACCAGGTCAAGATGCACCTGAACAACACAGAGAAGCATTACAATACTTATCACTTCGTTCAAGTTTACAAGGTTCACTTAGAGATATTGTTAACACATTCTATGGTTATATAGATACAGAATACAGAATGCAAAATAGAGCAAACATTAACCCTGTTTTAACATTTGCAAACTACAGAGATTTACAAAACTCAACTAAATATACATTCCCATATGTTTCAAGCTCAGCATTCTTAAGTACATACACATACTCAAAAGACAGACTTAGTCAAACAATGAATGAGTACGCTACTGAATTGGGTCTTGAGTCAATTGATGGAAGATGACAAAATAACTTTTCTATTGCATTTTCATATGCTCTTGGAATTGCTAGATTAGGTAACAACTCATCAGACTTGTTTACTTACTTAGACAAAGACCAAAATATGTTAACTTTAGAAAACTTACGTGAGTTACTTACAAGTGGTCCGGATGCTTTTGATAAAACTGTCAAATATGTTGGAATTAATCCATTTTCATCAGCTTACAAAAAAGCTGATTCAAACTTAATTGAAGCTTTTGTTGCTAACTACAAAGTTAATGCAACAAGATTAGATACAAACAAAACTACAAAATCACTTGCTTTTGCTTCGCTTGATAAAATGATGGAATTATTATCAATTGACTACTCAAAAGCTTCATTTGATGTTGCTTCTAAATCATTCAATTGAGATTTAGATTATGTAAAATCAAAATTTGATTTAAGCAAAATTAAATCAGTTGTATTAGCAGGTGACTTCACAGTTTCAACAGATAAAAAAGTTGAAATCGGTGCATCACAACAACTTTTAGCTAACTATGCAATGAAAGCGTTTAAAAACTCAAACTTACTTCTTGCAGTTAAAGACTTTAATGTTGCTACTGATTTAGTTGCAAACCAAGCATTCTTCTCAAAAGAATATGGAATTAGAATTGAAAGTCCTGAATTTAGAGAAAACTATGTTGAAGATGCTTCATTAATTAACTCTGAATCAAAATTACAATTTGATGCAGCTAAATTACAAGAATTCCTTAATGAACTTCTTTCAAAATATGGTGTAAGTGATTACAAACAATATTTTGACACTCAAGACTTAATCCTTTTATTAGGAAACATTACATTCATTAGAAACTTTGGTGTTATTGGAGAAAATCTTCTTATCGGTGATATTTACTACGGTGGATTCTCTTCAGGTAAACCATCAAGTGATGTATTCAACTACAATGAAACAAGAGTTGAGCCATTATTAAATGACAAATTCACAGATTATATTTACTCAATTGCTGAAACGTTAACAAGAGATTATGTTCAAACAACTTACTTACCAAGTTTTGAAAACTTTGGTAACTTACCAAAATTCTTAGGTGGAGTAAATGAATCAGTTACTGGACTTGATTACATTGTTGATGGAACAAAATTAGCTTACTTAAACGATATTAAAAATAGTCAATCAGATATGGTGCAAGGTATTTATGCAGCTATTCAATCACATAAATATAAAGAATACATTGCACAAACTTTAGATTTCCAAATTCAAACAAATATTAAGATTGCTGAATTCAAATCTAAAGTTGATAAATTAAAATTAAATTTAATTCCAGCTGCTGAAGCCGTAATTGCTGATCATAAAGAACAAATTAAATCTGAAGAACAAAAATTAGCTTCAATGCAACAAGGTAGCGACGAATACAATCAAACAGAACAAAAAATCACTGACCTTAAAGCACAATTAGCTGCTAAAGAGCAAGAATTAAACAACTTAGAAGCAGAACTTGCAAGAACTAATATCGATTTAGCTAACGAATCAATTGAAAAGAATAAAAAACTTGTAACTGAATTCAAGGAACCGATTTTTGGAATCTGAAATGACACATCAATGCTTCAAAGAAATGAAGATGGAAGAAGAAATTCAAACTACTTTGGAAGCTTCATCTCAAATAACAATGGATTCTTTAAAGATAGATTTGAAAAAGAAAAAATTGGTATGGAACTTTATGATGAAAACAGAAATGCTATCCAAGACAACAATATTAGATTAAAAGACTTTGAAGGAAACAAAATTACTTCAAGACCTAAAGCATTCTTTGTTTCACAACTTCTTAACTATGGAGTTTCAGAAAGAACAATTTCAGGTATGTTCAGAAATAAAAAACTTGATGCAGTTGCTATGTATGGATACATTCCAAATCAATTAGCAGAGCAAGTTAAATACATTAAGTTCACTGACATTGATACAAATGAAATGCACTACTTGCCTGTCAACATTGATAAAACAAACAACATTTTCTATTATGAAAAACAAGGTGATGCAGATTCTAAAGTTACACTTGAACAATTAGGTTACCAATCTTGAATTTCTGATTATGCACTTATGTCTAAATACAGAAACTCATTATTAAAACCAAAACACAGATTCTATATTGATTTTGCTAATGAAAACAAAGATACAATAGGTGGATTTACAATCGGTGACCTTGATGCAATGATTGAAAACGGTAAAGCTGATGAACAATCACCAATCAAGATAATGCCTGAAAAAGATGAAAACAACAATGACACAGGAAAAACGATTATTTACGTAGATTACCAATTTAACATTTCAGGATAA
- the tsf gene encoding translation elongation factor Ts, translating into MADMKMEKIKELRARTNSALIDVKKALEATEYDIEKAIQWLKENGIVKAAKKAGRITAEGAVSAHGTDKEAVMVEINSETDFVAKNDKFLNLLNEVTKSVFESKANTLEEALATKMNDNETVEQALIQATSVIGEKISLRRIQRVVAEEDQVLGIYVHVNRQVAAVVTVKGNNVEAAKNVAMHVSAMNPEFTLVSDIPAEKLEEIKAGFEKPNGFDSKPEKIQQQITEGWLNKQLSEIVLAKQPVVVDDSVSVEKYLSNHNDELVSAVRFEVGEGIEKVQSNFADEVAGMVVK; encoded by the coding sequence ATGGCAGACATGAAAATGGAAAAAATTAAAGAATTAAGAGCTAGAACAAATTCAGCCTTAATCGATGTTAAAAAAGCATTAGAAGCTACAGAATACGACATTGAAAAAGCAATTCAATGATTAAAAGAAAACGGAATTGTTAAAGCTGCTAAAAAAGCAGGTCGTATTACTGCTGAAGGTGCAGTTTCAGCTCATGGAACAGATAAAGAAGCTGTTATGGTTGAAATTAACTCAGAAACTGATTTCGTTGCTAAGAACGACAAGTTCCTTAACTTATTAAACGAAGTTACAAAATCAGTTTTTGAATCAAAGGCTAACACCTTAGAAGAAGCCTTAGCTACAAAAATGAATGACAACGAAACTGTTGAACAAGCTTTAATTCAAGCTACATCAGTTATTGGAGAAAAAATTTCTCTTCGTCGGATTCAAAGAGTAGTTGCTGAAGAAGACCAAGTTTTAGGTATATACGTTCATGTTAACCGTCAAGTTGCAGCAGTAGTTACAGTTAAAGGTAACAATGTAGAAGCTGCTAAAAACGTGGCAATGCATGTTTCAGCTATGAATCCTGAATTCACATTAGTTTCAGATATCCCTGCAGAAAAATTAGAAGAAATCAAAGCAGGATTTGAGAAACCAAATGGTTTTGACTCTAAACCAGAAAAAATACAACAACAAATTACAGAAGGTTGATTAAACAAACAATTATCAGAAATCGTTTTAGCTAAACAACCTGTTGTTGTTGACGATTCAGTATCAGTTGAAAAATACTTATCAAATCACAATGATGAGTTAGTTTCAGCTGTTAGATTTGAAGTTGGTGAAGGTATTGAAAAAGTTCAATCAAACTTTGCTGACGAAGTAGCTGGAATGGTTGTTAAGTAG
- a CDS encoding peptide ABC transporter substrate-binding protein, with protein MKLKNKLLLTLTAASAPVVSSIALLSCQSGGLFSKSIDYDLGLATEPINNLNYVRYKSMDKIVPSLVDSYLKTGPTAQLKSLLNKASYNFVVMENSTVKDSAKFTDYLNASRSELLDNDGKGKISNAFYGIDNFQTVGGLADLSDGNIQEKSTIYAYRNPRNPNNYMAITGYTRKKQNMWSNGDFVTSNDIRDYLEYILDLNTGSQKLDTVRKYGIRAVDKFIDAQKEYQQKFKQSYKNPFGRRDYVWSEALNRYIQNPNQEVFASQIKDENGNPLDTVEVEAIKQAALEFGFYTGQLFLDYDNDYIAEHLSLPENSSFALDKEVQDFTVLVNGEKKQIKIVKNMYVNPYQEFNKTNKDLQGTIKALSSSENSFTMIFDDTKTPDLSYLLFTILYNLFPINRKHVETVAGGIDKYGSEPKTFLTSGPFKIAQNGEGILLGDNGYIILEKDKDYFDAENTISNKIKIMFSTNKNTNSLFFEDGLISQTYIPASKMNLYWSDPKMKKYLNKNTGYGTIAFAFNLDSETNGNSYLQDQDLRNAMYFAVNREKALKFVGWDFSFPVNTWTSYGQYKTFDGKNIEMFFEGQKSTTKNGKEFDLQNYEFVVHLAKSFTFEKTERKDLTYDIQTAKYYLDRFKAKHPELQSVKFEFLNNGSEEQKNAGLFLKGALETMSNGYISIETKTLPENIYASFIEKGAYQIIYQNYDRLGGNGAQDYVSVFFKRDEVDTINQKTIAFKDNPVGSYIYGDYLGELVIEQLQKQDASVSKLSLMQSDINWINTLINSNSLSGDYVNIASDYDSAKASQSSSEIAAFVKKYAKPVSLALASLNESKKTRYSEQYVENLLGYIIINNKNIKTNRINNAFITYLATEFTTEQIANLTNETQQRLQFNQEELLRSESAKPDDAIPVFWNKFIELSLQHPDESISQYTSRINSFFSGNFTDEELLENWSQTRVYLFIAGLEKVIRDTAVVIPLMEVDTNWEITKVGGVDSLFRFSLQYAYDMTRPPMAKLPRTKEGN; from the coding sequence ATGAAATTAAAAAATAAATTATTATTGACATTAACAGCAGCTTCTGCTCCTGTTGTCTCGTCAATTGCATTACTATCTTGTCAATCAGGTGGATTATTCTCTAAATCAATTGATTATGATTTAGGATTAGCAACTGAACCGATTAACAACTTAAACTATGTTAGATATAAATCAATGGACAAAATTGTTCCATCATTAGTGGATTCATATTTAAAAACAGGTCCTACAGCTCAACTTAAATCATTACTTAACAAAGCTTCATACAACTTTGTTGTTATGGAAAATAGTACAGTTAAAGATTCGGCTAAATTCACTGACTACTTAAATGCATCTAGAAGTGAACTTTTAGATAATGATGGTAAAGGTAAAATTTCAAATGCATTCTATGGAATTGATAACTTCCAAACAGTGGGTGGATTAGCTGACTTATCAGATGGAAATATCCAAGAAAAAAGTACTATTTATGCTTACAGAAACCCTAGAAACCCTAATAACTATATGGCTATTACAGGGTACACTAGAAAAAAACAAAATATGTGATCTAACGGTGACTTTGTAACTTCAAATGACATTAGAGATTACTTAGAATACATTTTAGACCTTAACACAGGTTCTCAAAAATTAGACACAGTTAGAAAATACGGAATTAGAGCAGTTGATAAATTTATTGACGCTCAAAAAGAGTACCAACAAAAATTCAAACAATCATATAAAAACCCATTTGGACGTAGAGATTATGTTTGATCAGAAGCATTGAACAGATACATTCAAAATCCAAACCAAGAAGTGTTTGCTTCACAAATCAAAGATGAAAATGGAAATCCACTTGATACTGTGGAAGTTGAAGCAATTAAGCAAGCTGCATTAGAATTTGGTTTCTATACAGGTCAATTATTCTTAGATTACGATAACGATTACATTGCAGAACACTTATCGTTACCTGAAAACTCTTCTTTTGCTTTAGATAAAGAAGTTCAAGACTTTACAGTTTTAGTTAATGGTGAGAAAAAGCAAATTAAGATTGTTAAAAATATGTATGTAAACCCATACCAAGAGTTTAATAAAACAAACAAAGACTTACAAGGTACAATCAAAGCACTTTCAAGTAGCGAAAACTCATTCACAATGATTTTCGATGACACTAAAACACCTGATTTATCATATTTATTATTCACAATCCTTTACAACTTATTCCCAATCAATAGAAAACACGTTGAAACTGTTGCTGGTGGAATTGATAAATATGGTTCAGAACCTAAAACATTCTTAACATCAGGTCCATTTAAAATTGCACAAAATGGTGAAGGTATTCTTTTAGGAGATAATGGTTACATTATTCTTGAAAAAGATAAAGATTACTTTGATGCTGAAAACACAATTTCAAACAAAATCAAAATTATGTTCTCAACTAACAAGAACACAAACTCATTATTCTTTGAAGATGGTTTAATTTCTCAAACATATATTCCTGCTTCAAAAATGAACCTTTATTGATCTGATCCTAAAATGAAAAAATACCTTAACAAAAACACAGGGTATGGAACAATTGCTTTTGCTTTCAACTTAGATAGCGAAACAAATGGAAATTCATATTTACAAGATCAAGATTTAAGAAATGCAATGTATTTTGCAGTTAACAGAGAAAAAGCTCTTAAATTCGTTGGATGAGATTTCTCATTCCCTGTTAACACTTGAACATCTTATGGACAATACAAAACATTCGATGGTAAAAACATTGAAATGTTCTTTGAAGGTCAAAAATCTACAACCAAAAATGGTAAAGAATTTGACTTACAAAACTACGAATTCGTTGTTCACTTAGCTAAGTCATTCACATTTGAAAAAACTGAGCGTAAAGATTTAACTTACGATATTCAAACAGCAAAATACTATTTAGATAGATTCAAAGCAAAACATCCAGAATTACAATCAGTTAAATTTGAATTCTTAAACAATGGTTCAGAAGAACAAAAGAACGCTGGTTTATTCTTGAAAGGTGCTCTTGAAACTATGTCAAATGGTTACATTTCAATTGAAACAAAAACATTACCTGAAAACATCTATGCAAGCTTTATTGAAAAAGGTGCATACCAAATTATTTATCAAAACTACGATAGATTAGGTGGTAATGGAGCACAGGACTATGTATCAGTATTCTTCAAACGTGATGAAGTTGATACAATCAACCAAAAAACAATTGCTTTCAAAGATAACCCTGTTGGTTCATACATTTATGGGGACTACCTAGGTGAATTAGTTATTGAACAACTTCAAAAACAAGATGCTAGTGTTTCAAAACTTTCATTAATGCAATCTGACATTAATTGAATTAATACACTTATTAATTCAAACTCATTATCAGGGGACTATGTAAACATTGCATCAGATTATGATTCAGCAAAAGCTTCACAAAGTAGCAGTGAAATAGCAGCATTTGTTAAAAAATACGCAAAACCGGTATCACTTGCGCTTGCAAGTTTAAATGAATCTAAAAAAACAAGATATTCAGAGCAATACGTTGAAAACTTACTTGGGTATATTATTATTAATAACAAAAACATTAAAACAAACAGAATCAACAATGCATTTATTACATATTTAGCTACTGAATTTACAACAGAACAAATAGCTAACTTAACAAATGAAACACAACAAAGATTACAATTTAACCAAGAAGAATTATTAAGAAGCGAAAGCGCAAAACCAGATGATGCAATTCCAGTATTCTGAAATAAATTCATTGAGTTATCACTTCAACATCCAGATGAATCAATTTCACAATATACTTCAAGAATTAACTCATTCTTCTCAGGAAACTTCACAGATGAGGAACTTTTAGAAAACTGATCTCAAACAAGAGTTTACTTATTTATCGCAGGACTTGAAAAAGTTATCAGAGATACAGCAGTTGTAATTCCACTTATGGAAGTTGATACAAACTGAGAAATTACAAAAGTTGGAGGAGTTGATAGTTTATTCAGATTCTCACTTCAATATGCATACGATATGACAAGACCACCAATGGCAAAATTACCAAGAACTAAAGAAGGGAACTAA
- a CDS encoding ABC transporter permease has product MKKVQVDNKTYELNDNKVIFRSKRNVELTLKDKLLSIDSPFLKTSWKFFKIIAEFIVIGFIVISITFFLINSVPGENPLTQGKDETARKIIEAKYGLDQPLLTRYFKYLNGLFHGDFGISYSLFPERPITEFIWDRFYKSFLVGIFSVFLTVTIGISLGIWVGKNPGGLVDNVSTVIVSIFSSVPSIIFALLLVFIGRVVGIPYVFDQYNFATYILPGLALSLGSIIVYIKYIRTELNRELNSVHAKFAYLKGVSRNRFVWRHALKPALFPIATFFPAVIFGSFIGSIFIEQIFLIPGSGGMLLNAITSKDYNVILFLIVMFSLLTVLSYAFRDILYEAIDPRIRRRGA; this is encoded by the coding sequence ATGAAAAAAGTACAAGTAGATAATAAAACTTATGAACTGAACGATAACAAAGTTATCTTCAGAAGTAAAAGAAATGTTGAATTAACACTTAAAGATAAACTTCTTTCAATTGATTCACCATTCTTAAAAACATCTTGAAAATTCTTCAAAATTATTGCTGAATTTATTGTTATTGGATTTATTGTTATATCAATTACATTCTTCTTAATTAACTCAGTTCCAGGTGAAAACCCACTTACACAAGGTAAGGATGAAACTGCAAGAAAAATTATTGAAGCAAAATATGGATTGGATCAACCTTTACTTACAAGATACTTTAAGTACTTAAATGGTCTATTCCACGGTGACTTTGGTATTTCTTATTCACTTTTCCCTGAACGTCCTATTACTGAATTTATTTGAGATAGATTCTACAAATCATTCTTAGTTGGAATTTTCTCAGTATTCTTAACAGTTACAATCGGTATTTCACTTGGTATTTGAGTTGGTAAAAATCCAGGAGGACTTGTAGATAACGTTTCAACTGTTATTGTTTCAATTTTCTCATCTGTTCCTTCTATTATTTTCGCTTTACTTCTTGTGTTTATCGGACGTGTTGTCGGAATACCTTATGTATTTGACCAGTATAATTTTGCAACCTATATACTGCCTGGTCTAGCGCTTTCATTAGGAAGCATCATTGTTTATATTAAATACATTAGAACAGAGCTTAACAGAGAGCTTAACTCAGTTCACGCTAAGTTTGCTTACTTAAAAGGTGTGTCAAGAAACAGATTCGTTTGAAGACACGCACTTAAACCTGCGCTATTCCCAATTGCTACATTCTTCCCTGCTGTTATTTTTGGATCATTCATCGGAAGTATCTTCATTGAACAAATTTTCTTAATTCCTGGTTCAGGAGGTATGTTGCTTAATGCTATTACTTCAAAAGACTACAATGTTATCTTATTTTTAATTGTTATGTTCTCACTTCTTACAGTTCTATCATATGCATTCAGAGATATTCTTTATGAAGCAATTGACCCAAGAATTAGAAGGAGAGGTGCTTAA